The following proteins are co-located in the Malus sylvestris chromosome 13, drMalSylv7.2, whole genome shotgun sequence genome:
- the LOC126597122 gene encoding FHA domain-containing protein At4g14490-like, with translation MEPLALNLKMLRGPGFHNWNGDTRHFRPGSKVRIGRDGRCNNIPIKDSGISSKHLSIESESGKWVLRDLDSSNGTLLNGTNVPPNTPLDLSHGDEIKIGECTSIEVKIDGYEESRLRRNPRRVEEIEVKGNQRRGRPPKARVLKSEVAEEKPVEEKLTRQVSVRQTRITKNEELGKIAESCCVDAEGLPKRTRGGARRGKNVPKEQPVCDKLDNEASKAVKLEEERHEEADREFSVGEESGGKGESGSGNGEKVENGSGNRIKGDNGSGSGSGVNVSCDLEKMTLGEWFGFLERHLPKQIIGETEEALAEMTEKAKRIREYIAQEKK, from the coding sequence ATGGAGCCCTTAGCTCTCAACCTGAAAATGCTCCGAGGCCCGGGGTTTCATAATTGGAACGGCGACACCCGGCACTTCCGACCCGGATCCAAGGTCCGAATTGGCCGCGACGGCCGCTGCAACAACATCCCGATCAAAGACTCCGGCATTTCTTCCAAGCACCTCTCCATCGAGTCCGAATCGGGCAAATGGGTGCTCCGAGACCTTGACTCCTCAAACGGAACCCTTTTGAATGGCACCAATGTCCCCCCAAACACGCCGCTGGATCTCAGCCACGGCGACGAAATCAAAATCGGCGAGTGCACTTCCATTGAGGTTAAGATCGATGGCTACGAAGAGAGCCGGCTGAGACGGAACCCGAGGCGTGTCGAGGAAATTGAGGTCAAGGGGAATCAGAGGAGGGGTCGACCGCCcaaagctagggttttgaagagtGAGGTTGCGGAGGAGAAGCCTGTGGAGGAAAAATTGACACGGCAAGTGAGTGTGAGGCAAACTCGGATCACGAAGAATGAGGAATTGGGGAAGATTGCAGAGAGCTGTTGTGTAGACGCTGAAGGATTGCCGAAAAGGACACGTGGTGGTGCAAGGAGGGGGAAGAATGTACCAAAAGAGCAACCGGTGTGCGATAAACTTGACAATGAAGCTTCAAAAGCGGTGAAATTGGAGGAAGAGAGACATGAGGAGGCGGATAGAGAGTTCAGCGTTGGAGAAGAGAGTGGTGGAAAAGGTGAAAGTGGAAGTGGGAATGGCGAAAAGGTTGAAAATGGAAGCGGGAATCGCATTAAGGGCGACAATGGAAGTGGGAGTGGTTCGGGTGTTAATGTGAGCTGTGACTTGGAGAAGATGACGCTCGGGGAGTGGTTTGGGTTTTTGGAGAGGCATTTGCCAAAACAGATCATTGGTGAGACGGAGGAGGCACTTGCGGAAATGACAGAGAAAGCAAAGAGAATTCGGGAGTACATTGCGCAGGAGAAGAAGTGA
- the LOC126597127 gene encoding PRA1 family protein D-like, producing the protein MSAGLVSQFKEATQTARATLRPWGELLEPTALSLPSGLSDATTRLAQNLTHFRSNYALIALIVLFLSLLYHPFSIIVFLIVFAAWLVLYFSRDQPLEVFGFVVPDRVVMVVLAVVTVVALVLTHVWVNVVVSGVIGVVLIGLHAVFRGTEDLVMDDQESPYGALLSDDADPSGNYTIM; encoded by the coding sequence ATGTCTGCTGGATTGGTTTCCCAGTTCAAGGAAGCGACACAAACGGCAAGGGCCACGCTTCGGCCATGGGGTGAGCTCCTGGAGCCCACCGCCCTCAGCCTCCCCTCCGGTCTATCTGACGCGACGACCCGACTCGCCCAGAACTTGACCCACTTCCGCTCCAACTACGCCCTGATCGCCCTGATCGTGCTCTTCCTCAGCCTCCTCTACCACCCATTCTCCATCATCGTCTTCTTGATCGTCTTCGCCGCCTGGCTCGTGCTCTACTTCTCGCGTGACCAGCCCCTCGAGGTGTTCGGGTTTGTGGTCCCGGACCGAGTCGTGATGGTTGTTCTTGCGGTGGTGACGGTTGTGGCTCTGGTCCTGACTCACGTGTGGGTCAACGTCGTCGTTTCGGGGGTGATTGGGGTCGTTTTGATTGGGCTGCATGCGGTGTTTAGGGGGACGGAGGATCTTGTTATGGACGATCAGGAATCGCCGTATGGGGCTCTGCTCTCGGATGATGCTGACCCAAGTGGGAATTACACCATTATGTGA